One Sporosarcina sp. FSL W8-0480 genomic window, GATGGAAGAGGATACTGAAATAGTGGAACTGCCGCCAGTTACGGAAGAAACGGTCGATGAAGAACCCGAGGCTGAAGTGAAGGAAGAGCCGAAAGAAATAGAAAAAGACGTTCCGAAAACGCCTACACCGAAAGACGAGAAAAAATCCGAGGGGATAACCCCTCCTGCAAGCCAGAACAAAAGCGGGTATATTGAAGGCCAAATACTTCCAGATGAACCGACTTATGTGAATGGAGTATTGATAGCCAATAAAAAGTATCCATTACCAAGCACATTTGCCCCAGGGGAAAGTAAAGAGGCAAGGGAAGCATTTGAAGAAATGTCTGCTGAAGCAAAGTTATCCGGTATAAATCTAACGGCTTTCAGCACATACCGCTCATATGAATACCAAACTTCGCTTTACGACCGTTACGTTAAGAGGGACGGCGTGGAGAAGGCTGATCGATATAGTGCAAGACCTGGTTATTCCGAGCATCAAACAGGCCTTGCCTTTGACATTGGTGAAGTGAACTATGAAAAGCATTGGGCCTCTTCCTCTTTTGGGGAAACGGAGGCAGGAAAATGGGTGGCGGCGAACGCTTACCGCTATGGCTTCATCCTGCGCTATCCAAAAGGCAAGGAAGAAATTACGGGCTATATGCATGAATCCTGGCACTTCCGTTACGTTGGTAAAGAGGTAGCTGAAGAGATTTTTAAACGAAATATTACTCTTGAAGAATATCTTGGATTAAATTGAAAAAGCATCCGCCTTATCCAAAACACTTTCGGAAAGGTGGATGCTTTTCTGTTTGCCCTTAAAGTAATGGAGATAACAATCTTGAAACCGATTCTTTAATTTTAATCCAACGGGTCCGG contains:
- a CDS encoding M15 family metallopeptidase, coding for MNRKRRSKYSNSKKSNKALMITLLVVGALLSALVVWIGINDWDVNKSLKQIGIERAVKQPLIVEEPEELEEPEMEEDTEIVELPPVTEETVDEEPEAEVKEEPKEIEKDVPKTPTPKDEKKSEGITPPASQNKSGYIEGQILPDEPTYVNGVLIANKKYPLPSTFAPGESKEAREAFEEMSAEAKLSGINLTAFSTYRSYEYQTSLYDRYVKRDGVEKADRYSARPGYSEHQTGLAFDIGEVNYEKHWASSSFGETEAGKWVAANAYRYGFILRYPKGKEEITGYMHESWHFRYVGKEVAEEIFKRNITLEEYLGLN